A genomic segment from Lignipirellula cremea encodes:
- a CDS encoding cold-shock protein, with product MAEGTIKKLTDKGFGFISTGGDKDLFFHSSSLQGVRFDELHEGQRVAFTEGRGPKGPCAENVKPA from the coding sequence ATGGCCGAAGGCACAATCAAGAAACTGACGGACAAGGGCTTTGGATTTATCAGCACGGGCGGTGACAAAGATCTGTTCTTTCACTCCTCCAGCCTGCAGGGCGTCCGCTTCGACGAACTGCACGAAGGCCAGCGCGTAGCGTTCACCGAAGGCCGCGGCCCCAAGGGCCCTTGCGCTGAGAACGTCAAACCTGCCTAG
- a CDS encoding outer membrane protein assembly factor BamB family protein, with protein sequence MKARSLALLLSAAFVFSSFAQGADWPAWRGGADRSASSGEQLPAELHLQWSRQLPQLTPAWPEDVRLQFDANYEPIAAGNRLFVSSPREDSVTAYDTATGDQVWKFFAEGPVRFAPVAYDGRIYFGADDGCLYCLQAATGKLAWKFQAAPAARRVLGNERLVSVWPVRGGPVLIDGTIYFTAGVWPFEGTLLYSLDISDPARRDELPRHAVTSLGEFAPQGYLAASGERLFLPGGRSNARSINRTTGKTASLSYSAKGTTDYHLSVSDQWFFHGGKVVDLVSGKTSPVPATRPVASGGRIYFAAKGKAHAYDLKNLRKVETKDRRGMTVEIEVPRLLWSLEDQPVDLVHAQSGQRLYAHHESQVLAIDVPADGGQPRVSWQASVDGAPASMLTANGQLYVTTLAGKIYCFGAKQGSPQTHPLEDRPLAEASPESRRQVSQILESADSPEGYAVVLGLKSGELLHELLRQSDLQVIAVDSDAEQVDRLRRQYASLGLYGARLAIHQGDPAAFALPPYLASLVTSEESSELGVGPRSGAAPHAWSVLRPYGGSLCLQLDAASHQAFDVATAALPGAVISRTGELTVLKRAGALPGSADWTHEYGDAANTLRSHDKLVKAPLGVLWFGGPSSDGSLFYDRHDWGPSMAVIEGRMFLQGPNKMTAVDVYTGRLLWQNVLPGGVSPGRRANWAPAGFHFIALKDAIYLAFPDKCLRLDPKTGEQLGEVNLPDIEGKWGRIRVWKDLLIVQAFYEVEGHGSQPTQLFAFNRHSGEVVWTKKSDQAFPIVAIGGDRLFCVEGQLEGLYKGADRSRRNGSPDSNHFLYVKSLDVDTGKEFWSRTVGRAPSWLAYSEEADVLLASNKSGIDAWDGSKGEEIWSKEANGVGFRGHPENYYGRVILWKDQVIDQRGPGKAYNITTGADVMRTHPLTGEETPWEFTKVGHHCNYAIASEHLLTFRAADAGFCDLATGGTGRLTGFRSGCRNSLIPANGVLNAPNMAHGCSCSFSIFTSLALVHTPESDLWTYGAFEASTAAIQRVGINFGAGGDRTDKAGTTWLDYPNVGGPSATATVTVKGDGQRLFRLHSQQIAGDSAHGWVAASGVEGVETVDISLGEQIGDKSGTFTVRLVFAEPLPDAAAGDRTFDVALNGKPVLTDFDISTAACGGRQVVVREFEHIQAGERLNIGFTAKNGLPLICGVEIVRE encoded by the coding sequence ATGAAGGCCAGATCGCTTGCTCTTTTGCTGTCCGCGGCGTTCGTTTTTTCCTCCTTCGCTCAGGGCGCCGACTGGCCTGCCTGGCGCGGCGGCGCTGACCGCTCGGCCAGCAGCGGCGAGCAGCTCCCGGCGGAACTGCACCTGCAGTGGTCGCGCCAGTTGCCGCAATTGACGCCGGCCTGGCCGGAAGATGTACGCCTGCAGTTCGACGCCAACTACGAGCCGATCGCGGCCGGCAATCGGCTGTTCGTTTCCTCCCCCCGCGAAGACTCGGTCACCGCGTACGACACGGCGACCGGCGACCAGGTCTGGAAGTTCTTCGCCGAAGGACCCGTCCGCTTCGCCCCCGTCGCCTATGACGGACGCATCTATTTCGGCGCCGACGACGGCTGTCTGTATTGCCTGCAGGCGGCTACCGGCAAGCTGGCCTGGAAGTTCCAGGCGGCCCCTGCCGCCCGGCGAGTGCTGGGGAACGAACGCCTGGTTTCCGTCTGGCCCGTGCGGGGCGGGCCCGTCCTGATCGATGGCACGATCTACTTCACCGCCGGCGTCTGGCCGTTTGAAGGGACGCTGCTGTACTCGCTGGATATTTCCGATCCAGCCCGGCGGGACGAACTTCCCCGTCACGCGGTGACCTCGCTCGGAGAGTTCGCTCCGCAAGGATACCTGGCGGCCAGCGGCGAGCGTCTGTTCCTGCCGGGCGGCCGCTCCAATGCCCGCTCAATTAATCGCACCACCGGCAAGACCGCCAGCCTGAGTTACAGCGCCAAAGGGACGACCGACTATCATCTGTCGGTTTCGGATCAGTGGTTCTTTCACGGCGGCAAGGTGGTCGATCTGGTCAGCGGCAAAACGTCGCCGGTCCCGGCGACCCGCCCCGTGGCTTCCGGCGGCCGCATCTATTTCGCCGCCAAAGGGAAGGCCCATGCCTATGACCTGAAGAACTTGCGCAAGGTAGAAACGAAAGATCGCCGCGGCATGACGGTCGAGATCGAAGTGCCCCGTCTGCTCTGGAGCCTGGAAGACCAGCCCGTCGACCTGGTGCATGCCCAGTCGGGCCAGCGTTTGTACGCCCATCATGAATCGCAGGTGCTCGCGATCGACGTCCCCGCCGACGGCGGACAGCCGCGCGTCTCCTGGCAGGCCAGTGTCGACGGCGCTCCCGCTTCGATGCTGACCGCCAACGGACAGCTGTACGTCACCACCCTGGCTGGCAAGATCTACTGCTTCGGAGCTAAACAGGGCTCCCCGCAAACCCATCCGCTGGAAGACCGCCCGCTGGCCGAGGCCAGCCCCGAGAGCCGCCGCCAGGTCTCGCAAATTCTCGAGTCGGCCGACAGCCCGGAAGGCTACGCCGTGGTGCTAGGGCTGAAATCGGGCGAGCTGCTGCACGAATTGCTGCGGCAGTCCGACCTGCAGGTGATCGCCGTCGACTCCGACGCCGAACAAGTCGACCGCCTGCGTCGCCAGTACGCCAGCCTGGGGCTGTACGGAGCTCGCCTGGCGATCCACCAGGGCGACCCGGCGGCGTTTGCGTTGCCGCCGTATCTGGCCAGCCTGGTGACTTCGGAAGAATCTAGCGAACTGGGCGTCGGTCCGCGATCCGGTGCGGCCCCGCATGCCTGGTCGGTCCTGCGTCCTTACGGCGGTTCGCTGTGCCTGCAGCTCGACGCGGCTTCTCACCAGGCGTTCGATGTGGCGACTGCCGCCTTGCCTGGCGCCGTGATCTCCCGCACGGGTGAACTGACCGTACTGAAACGGGCCGGAGCCTTGCCGGGTTCAGCCGACTGGACGCACGAATACGGCGACGCCGCCAACACGCTCCGCTCGCACGACAAGCTGGTCAAAGCTCCGCTGGGCGTGCTCTGGTTCGGCGGTCCTTCCTCTGACGGCAGCCTGTTCTATGATCGCCACGACTGGGGACCCAGCATGGCCGTGATCGAGGGCCGCATGTTCCTGCAGGGCCCCAATAAAATGACCGCGGTCGATGTGTATACGGGCCGTCTGCTGTGGCAGAACGTCCTGCCCGGCGGAGTCAGCCCGGGCCGCCGCGCCAACTGGGCTCCGGCCGGCTTCCATTTCATCGCTTTGAAAGACGCCATCTATCTGGCCTTTCCCGACAAGTGCCTGCGGCTGGATCCGAAAACGGGCGAGCAGCTGGGCGAGGTGAACCTGCCCGACATTGAAGGGAAATGGGGCCGCATCCGGGTCTGGAAAGACCTGCTGATCGTGCAGGCCTTTTACGAAGTGGAAGGACACGGCAGCCAGCCGACGCAGCTGTTTGCCTTTAACCGGCACTCGGGCGAGGTCGTCTGGACGAAAAAGTCCGACCAGGCGTTTCCGATTGTCGCCATCGGCGGCGACCGCTTGTTCTGTGTCGAAGGGCAGCTGGAAGGTCTCTACAAAGGGGCCGACCGCAGCCGCCGCAACGGCAGTCCCGACTCCAACCACTTTCTGTACGTCAAGTCGCTCGATGTGGATACGGGCAAGGAGTTCTGGAGCCGCACCGTCGGTCGGGCTCCTTCCTGGCTGGCCTACTCTGAAGAAGCCGATGTGCTGCTGGCTTCCAACAAGTCGGGCATCGATGCCTGGGACGGCTCCAAGGGAGAGGAAATCTGGAGCAAGGAAGCCAACGGCGTCGGCTTCCGCGGCCATCCCGAAAACTACTACGGCCGCGTGATCCTGTGGAAAGACCAGGTGATCGACCAGCGCGGACCCGGCAAGGCGTACAACATTACGACCGGCGCCGATGTGATGCGCACCCATCCGCTGACGGGGGAAGAAACGCCCTGGGAGTTCACCAAAGTGGGCCACCATTGCAACTACGCCATCGCCAGCGAACACCTGCTGACTTTCCGTGCGGCCGACGCCGGCTTTTGCGATCTGGCCACCGGCGGCACGGGCCGGCTGACCGGTTTCCGCTCCGGTTGCCGCAACAGCCTGATTCCGGCCAACGGCGTGCTGAACGCGCCGAACATGGCGCACGGCTGTTCCTGCAGTTTCTCGATCTTCACCTCGCTGGCCCTGGTGCACACGCCCGAGTCGGATCTGTGGACGTATGGCGCCTTTGAGGCTTCCACCGCCGCCATCCAGCGCGTGGGGATCAACTTTGGCGCGGGCGGCGACCGCACCGACAAGGCCGGCACGACCTGGCTGGACTATCCCAACGTCGGCGGCCCGTCGGCGACAGCGACGGTGACCGTCAAAGGGGACGGGCAGCGGCTGTTCCGTCTGCACTCGCAACAGATCGCAGGGGACAGCGCCCACGGCTGGGTCGCCGCATCAGGCGTGGAAGGAGTGGAGACGGTCGATATCTCGCTGGGCGAGCAGATCGGCGACAAGTCAGGGACGTTTACCGTGCGGCTGGTGTTTGCCGAACCGCTTCCGGACGCGGCCGCCGGCGATCGCACGTTCGACGTGGCCCTCAACGGCAAACCCGTGCTGACCGACTTCGACATCAGCACCGCCGCCTGCGGCGGTCGCCAGGTCGTCGTTCGCGAGTTCGAGCATATCCAGGCTGGCGAGCGTTTGAATATCGGCTTCACCGCCAAAAACGGCCTGCCGCTGATCTGCGGCGTGGAGATCGTGCGGGAGTAG
- a CDS encoding HEAT repeat domain-containing protein encodes MTHPPDQRTLDQLINVALCEADEDAVWQAVYTLQRRGDREVLERADELSVSNCFRERELAAWILGDLGAPERIFRRRCLQILTAMLQPDEEPSVLASVLTAVSHYEHRLVSQVVSCAGHADAGVRLGVVNALSGQEDPQAIAGLISLSSDPEVEVRDWATFGLGTLTDVDTPVLRAALAARLDDPDLETRLEAILGLARRRDERVCEIVAQELTAPDVCDDILEAAENLADQRLHPLLLALQEPGRENIAPLERAIAACAPCF; translated from the coding sequence ATGACACACCCGCCTGATCAGCGAACGCTTGACCAGCTAATCAATGTAGCGCTTTGTGAAGCCGACGAAGATGCGGTTTGGCAAGCTGTCTATACGCTGCAGCGGCGGGGCGACCGTGAGGTGCTGGAGCGGGCGGACGAATTGTCGGTCAGCAACTGCTTCCGGGAACGTGAGCTGGCCGCGTGGATTCTGGGCGACCTGGGCGCGCCGGAAAGGATCTTCCGCCGACGTTGCCTGCAGATTTTGACCGCGATGCTGCAGCCGGACGAAGAACCGTCGGTGCTCGCCTCCGTGCTGACGGCCGTGTCGCACTATGAGCACCGGCTGGTCTCTCAGGTTGTGTCCTGCGCCGGGCACGCGGACGCCGGCGTCAGACTGGGCGTCGTGAACGCGTTGAGTGGTCAAGAAGACCCCCAGGCGATCGCCGGTCTGATCTCCCTCAGCAGCGACCCCGAAGTAGAAGTGCGGGACTGGGCCACGTTCGGTCTGGGAACGCTGACCGACGTGGATACGCCTGTTTTGCGCGCGGCGCTGGCGGCCCGGCTGGACGATCCTGACCTGGAGACACGTCTTGAAGCAATCCTTGGCCTCGCCCGTCGGCGGGATGAACGAGTCTGCGAGATCGTGGCCCAGGAACTGACCGCGCCTGATGTCTGCGACGACATCCTCGAGGCGGCCGAAAACCTGGCTGACCAGCGGTTGCATCCGCTGTTGCTCGCCCTGCAGGAACCTGGAAGAGAAAACATCGCTCCACTGGAGAGAGCAATCGCTGCCTGTGCGCCCTGCTTTTAG
- a CDS encoding DUF3592 domain-containing protein, whose amino-acid sequence MLKKSAIGTFVVFLLSVAWLFWAWSIGSRSYSWAAVPAEVTKNDALKSISGKAIGWRTTIQYAYEGQGYQAVLTDYLLGEIEVYVDPKDPTHVTAHRGPTFDMLARPLLLTIGSGLFAIVLGLIAVSPKEEDYD is encoded by the coding sequence ATGTTGAAAAAATCGGCGATCGGAACCTTTGTGGTGTTTTTGTTGAGCGTGGCCTGGCTGTTCTGGGCCTGGTCGATTGGCAGCCGTTCTTACTCCTGGGCGGCAGTCCCGGCGGAGGTGACGAAGAACGACGCCTTGAAAAGCATCAGCGGCAAGGCGATCGGCTGGCGGACGACGATCCAGTACGCCTATGAAGGCCAAGGCTACCAGGCGGTGCTCACCGATTACCTGCTGGGCGAGATCGAAGTCTACGTCGATCCGAAAGATCCCACGCACGTGACGGCCCATCGCGGCCCCACCTTCGACATGCTGGCCCGTCCGTTGCTGCTGACCATCGGCTCCGGCCTGTTCGCCATCGTCCTGGGTTTGATCGCCGTCAGTCCCAAGGAAGAAGATTACGATTAG